From Kitasatospora sp. MAP12-44:
CCTGGACTCCGTCCGTGATCGCACCGTCGAACCCGCACCTCGCCCAGCTCCTCGACCAGTCCGCCGAGGAGGATTCCGTCGCCATGGACGTGTTCATTGCGCTGTTCGACGGCGGGATGTACGTCCGATCGCCGCCCCCGGCCAGGTGATCACGGGCAGCAACCCGGCAGGCGAGCGCATCCTGCTCGGGTTCGCCGACGCGGGACTGGGCCGGGACGTGCCGGCGGCCGTCGGCACCTCGTACTGCGACGCGGCCGGGCTGATGATGATGCTGGCAGGAACCGGCGCCGTCGAACTGGTGCTCCGCTCCCGGCACGGTGAGGCCCGCCTGCCCCGCCTGGCGGCTGGAACGCTGGGCGGACAGTTTCCCAACGACCGGCTGCGGCTCGCCCCGGCCACCGGCCCGGATGCCCAGGCCCTGCACGAAGCGCTGACCCGCCGGGTATCCGGGTTCCCAGCGGTATGCGCCGCCTGGCTATCCCTGGCCCACTGGCCGGACTCCCCCGAACCTCAACTCCTGCTGCACGTCGCCGTGAACGAGGATCCGCCCGGCCCGGTCGCGAACCACCTGCTGCGAGCCCTGCTGCGGGAGGAGGCTCTGCGCCACCTGTCCTACCCCGAGGTCGCCGTCGTCCCGCTGCACCCCGTCGCGCACGCGCACACCATCGCCGAGCTGGACGACCTCGGCCTGGCAACGGTCCGCAACGACGCCAGGCCCGACCCGTTCGAGACAACCGCCCTCGGCGTTCCGCGGCCGTGCCGCCGCTGGTTCCGCCGTTCCTGACCGCCCGCCTGCGGGAGAACCCACGCGACCGACCCGTACACCGAACCCGGCCTGCTCCTGCGCCCGGCTACTCCCAGCGCATGCCAAGTTGGGTGAGTCGGGTGGTGCGGTCGGTGGGGATGTCGGCGCGCCTGCGTCGGGAGTTCTCCACGAAGAGCCCGAGCCCGATCTGCACGGTGGTGCCGTCGTCCAGGAGGATGGTCTCCTTGTGTGTGCGGGGTACGTTCAGGTGCCCCTCACGCTCGCGGTACTGGGCGGCGGTGGCGAGGTTCCGGGCCTCCTTCTCGGCATGCGTCACCTTGGCGGGCGAGAGCTGCTCGGCGGGCAGCGGCTCGAGTCCGAGACGTGCTCCAGCGCCCACTGCTGGGCGGGGGCGAGTGTGTCCCAGCCGGTCTGCTGGGCGCGGCCCCAGGCGGCGAGGTTTTCGCCCTGGGCGACGATGCCGCCCGGCTCCGCGCCCGCCAGCGTCCCGCCGTCCTGGATGTGGCGCCAGGC
This genomic window contains:
- a CDS encoding helicase associated domain-containing protein, which encodes MTHAEKEARNLATAAQYREREGHLNVPRTHKETILLDDGTTVQIGLGLFVENSRRRRADIPTDRTTRLTQLGMRWE